One genomic segment of Paenibacillus durus includes these proteins:
- a CDS encoding transglutaminase domain-containing protein, which translates to MLNEWLQSLRDANIITIFLLLIVALSLIQGWVRGFSLSAGRLFGLLGSGILTIAALILAALTSAYFSPYVQTWAADTVAPKGELNQWQQIYYTAVSALAGLPLLRFLFLLMVSYSLIRIVLGLLALLLPIPRFRKSGGLWDRKISAASRLGGAGIGLCIGAVRCLLLIIALYVGTSLIPSSDAARYIEDSPIYRQSVESLIEPVTGTAVQDKLPVLTKAVAAEMNDILRRKYEIIDRDVSSDITVAAADIAGKAKSDEDKARLLYDWVGTRISYDYAKAENYEQNRVWKEQTPQDTFDTRLGVCIDYARLYAVMARSQGLDVRVVTGRGYDGRGGYGPHAWNEVYIPERKAWIPLDSTWAKSGDWFNPADFDSTHIKESVL; encoded by the coding sequence ATGTTGAACGAATGGCTGCAAAGCCTGCGCGATGCCAATATCATAACGATATTTCTGCTGCTTATTGTCGCCCTGTCGCTGATTCAGGGATGGGTCAGGGGATTTTCTTTATCCGCAGGCAGATTATTCGGGCTGCTTGGTTCAGGCATTCTGACGATTGCGGCCCTCATTCTCGCCGCGCTCACCTCCGCCTATTTTTCGCCATATGTTCAAACATGGGCTGCGGATACGGTGGCTCCCAAGGGTGAACTCAACCAGTGGCAGCAGATTTATTATACTGCCGTATCGGCGCTTGCGGGACTTCCGCTGCTGCGGTTTCTGTTTCTGCTGATGGTAAGCTACAGCTTGATTCGGATCGTTCTGGGGCTTCTGGCTTTGCTGCTGCCGATTCCGCGCTTCCGCAAATCCGGCGGACTGTGGGACCGCAAAATCTCGGCGGCAAGCCGGCTCGGCGGGGCAGGTATTGGACTTTGTATAGGAGCCGTCCGGTGCCTCCTGCTGATCATCGCTCTGTATGTGGGAACCAGTCTTATCCCAAGCAGTGATGCGGCGCGTTATATCGAAGATTCGCCAATATACCGCCAGAGCGTCGAGTCGTTGATTGAGCCTGTGACCGGCACAGCCGTACAGGACAAGCTTCCGGTTCTGACCAAGGCAGTTGCCGCAGAAATGAACGATATCCTCAGGCGCAAATACGAAATTATCGACCGGGACGTTTCCAGCGATATTACTGTCGCTGCGGCGGATATTGCTGGCAAGGCGAAGAGCGATGAAGATAAAGCGCGGCTGCTCTACGATTGGGTCGGGACGAGAATTTCTTACGATTATGCCAAAGCCGAGAACTATGAACAGAACCGGGTATGGAAAGAACAAACGCCGCAGGATACCTTCGATACCCGGCTCGGCGTGTGCATTGACTATGCGCGGCTGTATGCCGTGATGGCCAGGTCTCAGGGTCTTGACGTGCGGGTGGTGACCGGGCGCGGTTACGACGGACGCGGCGGCTATGGGCCGCATGCCTGGAACGAAGTTTATATCCCGGAGCGGAAAGCGTGGATTCCTTTGGATTCCACCTGGGCCAAAAGCGGAGATTGGTTTAATCCTGCGGATTTTGACTCCACGCACATCAAAGAAAGTGTGCTTTGA
- a CDS encoding S-layer homology domain-containing protein, whose translation MVKRLLACILSLFILLSTATAVHAAPAIDVITNGGSGSFNPGSVLVISGRVTDGGAPLPNSNVMIWVNEPGGGNIYYTVTKSSAEGYYKTIFTLPDNLASGQSTIKVTAGQATATTTFSSPGGANALAFLGTYPKGSTGEPTNEVPADTKSFALVFSSNVNYFINRNYPDFTIGRNENNVDSISLYKGESNAPVSASVNLIENDSQNKAGYTYYDTASQQQTTETKNVIIITPGEALSPNTIYRVKVSGELSANNGGKLGKDMTVSFKTGKVLTGPLSSVATLSSEKYTISARGTANETISGVPAATAKAAFLANLSKGDADQEWNTEGVHDPVASGDQLVVTASDKTTQVTYTIKVDGAATVPPATDGGSTDDGGTANGHEVLPLLPPAVQAKEIGSIVQENGKVTLVVDPAKAADRVSDPGQSTLVIDVSGLAGTAKAVKLPADLVDLIKAGKKFVAIQDGELIMIIPPEVLVQGKEMAFTTSRASEETAAAASAEALKKVAAYTFQASADGAPLHQFEKAIRIIYSIPAGVGNPQKLGAYYLNEPARQWEYIGGRIVEGKLVFSTKHFSTYMVAESEKTFRDIASHWAKQDIEVMVARHVIKGVSETSFAPQQNITRAEFASLLSRVLNLADAAPGNAFKDVAAGAWYASDVNKAVKAGIIKGSEGRFHPSDKISRQEMAVMIDRAYTYAGGKVSALSNTAFTDNERIDAWARDAVKSVYTLGIIKGRPNGSFGPLNNATRAEGAVMLKALMDKAGL comes from the coding sequence ATGGTAAAGAGGTTGTTGGCCTGTATCCTTTCATTATTTATTCTCTTATCTACAGCAACCGCAGTTCATGCGGCGCCTGCCATAGATGTGATAACGAATGGCGGTTCGGGCTCATTCAATCCGGGGTCCGTATTGGTCATTTCCGGCAGGGTGACCGATGGCGGTGCTCCATTGCCCAATTCGAACGTGATGATATGGGTTAACGAGCCCGGCGGCGGAAATATTTATTACACTGTAACGAAGAGCAGTGCCGAGGGTTATTACAAAACGATCTTTACGCTGCCTGACAACCTTGCAAGCGGCCAATCCACAATCAAAGTCACAGCGGGTCAAGCAACGGCAACGACGACTTTTTCCTCTCCGGGCGGTGCGAACGCTCTGGCATTTCTGGGAACTTATCCAAAAGGCTCTACCGGGGAACCGACGAATGAGGTGCCTGCAGACACTAAAAGTTTTGCCCTCGTATTCAGCTCCAATGTGAACTATTTCATCAATAGAAACTATCCGGATTTTACAATCGGGCGCAATGAGAACAATGTCGATTCCATCTCGCTGTACAAAGGAGAGAGCAATGCGCCGGTCAGCGCCAGCGTAAATCTGATTGAGAATGACAGCCAGAATAAGGCGGGTTACACTTATTATGATACAGCCAGCCAACAGCAGACGACCGAAACCAAAAATGTCATTATCATTACTCCTGGAGAAGCTTTGTCCCCAAATACGATATATCGGGTAAAGGTCAGCGGGGAATTAAGCGCAAACAACGGCGGCAAGCTGGGGAAGGATATGACGGTATCGTTTAAGACAGGGAAAGTTCTGACGGGTCCTTTGAGCAGTGTAGCGACTCTTTCGTCAGAGAAATACACCATAAGCGCCAGAGGAACCGCCAATGAAACGATCAGCGGGGTGCCTGCCGCAACGGCGAAAGCCGCTTTTCTTGCGAATCTGAGCAAGGGTGATGCCGATCAGGAATGGAATACGGAAGGTGTTCATGATCCGGTAGCATCCGGGGACCAACTGGTTGTTACGGCTTCGGATAAGACGACCCAGGTAACTTACACTATCAAAGTAGATGGGGCCGCTACCGTTCCTCCCGCAACAGATGGCGGAAGCACGGATGATGGGGGTACGGCTAACGGCCATGAAGTACTTCCGCTTCTGCCGCCCGCCGTTCAAGCCAAGGAAATAGGAAGCATTGTTCAGGAGAACGGCAAGGTGACTCTGGTGGTTGACCCGGCTAAAGCAGCCGACAGGGTTAGTGATCCTGGGCAGAGCACTCTTGTGATAGATGTGTCCGGGCTTGCCGGAACGGCAAAAGCGGTGAAGCTTCCTGCGGATTTGGTGGATCTGATCAAGGCCGGGAAGAAGTTCGTGGCCATTCAGGATGGCGAACTCATCATGATCATACCGCCGGAAGTATTGGTGCAGGGTAAGGAGATGGCCTTTACGACTTCCCGCGCTTCCGAAGAAACCGCAGCAGCAGCGTCTGCTGAGGCTTTGAAGAAAGTTGCAGCCTATACGTTCCAAGCATCGGCTGATGGGGCTCCGCTTCATCAGTTCGAGAAGGCAATCCGCATAATCTATTCTATTCCGGCAGGAGTGGGCAACCCGCAGAAGCTGGGCGCCTATTATCTCAACGAGCCGGCCAGGCAGTGGGAATATATCGGCGGCAGGATCGTGGAAGGGAAGCTGGTCTTCAGCACCAAGCACTTCTCGACCTATATGGTGGCGGAATCCGAGAAAACCTTCCGGGATATCGCTTCTCATTGGGCCAAGCAGGATATTGAGGTAATGGTGGCGCGTCATGTCATCAAGGGAGTCAGTGAAACCTCTTTTGCCCCGCAGCAAAATATTACCCGTGCGGAGTTCGCGTCTCTGCTGTCCAGAGTGCTGAACCTTGCGGATGCCGCCCCAGGCAACGCTTTTAAGGATGTTGCAGCCGGCGCGTGGTATGCAAGCGATGTGAACAAAGCCGTCAAGGCGGGAATCATTAAAGGCTCAGAGGGACGTTTCCACCCTAGCGACAAGATTTCCCGGCAGGAAATGGCTGTCATGATTGACCGGGCTTACACCTATGCCGGAGGTAAGGTAAGCGCGCTGAGCAATACGGCATTTACCGATAACGAACGAATTGATGCATGGGCGAGGGATGCGGTAAAAAGCGTCTACACCCTGGGGATCATTAAAGGTCGCCCGAACGGCAGCTTCGGACCCCTGAACAACGCGACCCGCGCCGAGGGCGCCGTAATGCTCAAGGCGTTGATGGATAAGGCTGGTCTGTAA